The DNA window GGTGCCCGGCGCGACCTTGAGCACGTTGCCGACGGCGGCCGTGCCGGAGATCGCCGGACGCTTCGTAGCCTGCGGTTTCGCCTGCGGAGCGACGGTGAACGCCTTGGCGAGCACGACCGGGGACTGCCCGCCGCCGTACGGCCGGACCGTCACCGAGGCCACCCCGAGCGGCGCTCCGGCAAGGTTCACGTCGGCCGTCATGGTGGTGCCGTCCGCCGACACCGACTTGACCGTTCCGGTCACCGTCCGGCCACCCGGCAGCTTCACCTGCAGGACGTCCTTGCGGTGCAGGTTCGCACCCTTCAGCGTGATCGCCCGGACGGCACCGCCCGGCACGGCGGCCGGGTTGACCGAGGTGACCTTCACGGCGGCCGGCGCCACCCGGAACCGGTACTTGGTGACCTGCGAGCTGATGCTGCCGTTGTAGCTCTGGACGGAGAGCACGTAGTCACCCGCCGCCGAGGGGGTCCAGTTCACCGTCGCGGACTTGTCCGAATTCGCCGACACCCATCGGGGATCGTCGCCGCCGAACCAGTAACGGAAGTCGGTCACGTACGGCAGCCGCGGCCGGAAGGTGAACGTGCCCGGGACCAGCCGTGCGGCGCCGGTCGCCGGGAACTCGGCGGACGTGATGGTCGGCCCGTTCGAGACGCTCCACGACAGGCTGCCGTCGTCGGTGCTGATGCCGGCGGCGTTGCGGGCCACCACGCGGACCCAGTGCGTGCCGTACGTGGCCGGCGTGTGCTGGAAGGTGACGCTGCCGTCCGCGGCCGGCTTCAGCGTCCGCTGGGTGGCCGGGTCGTCGTTCACGCTCACCGTGTACGCGGTGACACCGGTCATCTCGGTCCGGGCGACGAACGTCGCCGTGCTGCCCGGCACGTCCCCGCCCGTCCGGGTGATCGACGGTGCGGCGCCGTCCACCGACAGGCCGATCCAGCGCGGCTGGGAGAGCGTCGCGCCCTTGCTCTGGACGTAGAGCCCGAGCAGGTCGCTGTTGTCCGCGAGCCAGTTGATGTCGGCGGTGCCGTCGGCCTTCGCCTTGACGGTGAACTTCTCGGGCGTCGGGTTCGGCGTGTACGTCGCCAGCCAGTAGACGTACTCGGTGACCGAAGAGGCCCGCGGCTTCGCGTGCAGGGTGACCCGAGAGCCGATGACGACCCTCTGGTTGAGGTCGTGGGTGATCGTCGGACCGTCGTCGACCAGGAACCGGTACGCCCGTTCCGGGGACCTGGTCCCGCCCAGGACGAGCCGCACGTACAGCGTCTGCACGCCGGCCTTGGTCGGCGCGATGCTCACCTTGGCATCGCCCTCGGCGTCGGCCGGGACGCTCGCCCAGGACCCCTCCGAGCCGATCCGCCACTCGAACGCGTCGGCGCCCTTCCCGCCGCTGAACTGGAACTCACCGGCGATGCCCACGTTGTACTGCAGGTTCGCGCAGCAGCCGGCCTCCGACGACTCGGGGTACGCCGCCGAGAACACTCCCGGGCGGGTCTCCCGGACGTTGAACTGGTAGTCCCCCCGATCGGACCAGTTGCCGGCCCGGTCGACGGCGGACACGGCGACGGAGTGGGAGCCGGACGCCGACGGCGTGAACTCGACGGTGACCGGATCGCCGAGCGCCGGAGCGTCCACCGACGACCATTCGTCGGGGTTCTGGCCCTCACTCGAATAGAACCGGTACCGGTAACCGACGGTGTCCTCGGACGCGGTGGTCAGCGTGAACCGGCCGGGAACGCCGATGCCACCCGAGTAGACCTCGCTCGGGTAATCCGCCGAGGCGATCGCCGGTGCCTCGCCACCGGTCCGGTCGACCGTGTAGTAGCAGGTGTCGCTCCACGGCGAGGAGTCCGCGCCGTCGAGCACCCGGGCCCGCCACGCGTAGGTGACCCCGTCCAGCTGCGTCTCGGGGGACTCGATCTGGACGTACAGCCGTTTGCCGGACAGTGAGTCGTCCCGGTGGAACACCGTCTCCGGGCGGTCGACGTCCCAGTACTCGAAGTCCTGCCGGGCCGTGGCGCTGACCGGCTCGCCGGAATACGTGCCGCCCAGCGTCACCGCCCGGGCGTCGTTGAGCATCTCCGGGCTGAGGTACGGCCCCGGAGCGCTGGTGGCGCACGCCTGACCGGCGGTGATCAGGTCGGCAGGCGCGCCGGCCGCGGCCGCGGCGGGTCCGGCGCCGAACCCGGCCAGGGCGCCCGAGGCGAGAAGCGAAGTGGTGGTGATCGCGACAAGACGACGGAACAAGATGGATCCTCCCCAGGATCCGGGCGGCAAGATCCACCGCGCGGTGCCGCGATCATAGGACGCTGCCGTACCGACGCGCTGCCCCGGGGAAGCAACCCGCATGAGGAAAGTGAGCCCCTTGATGGCCGCTGACCGTTCCACGAGAGTGATAGCGGTCGGATACCGAGGAGGGCGACGTCGTGCAGACTTTCACGAACGAAGCGGAACAGGCGGCCTACACCCTGGCGGAAGCGCTGAGCGACAAGGCGATGTCCTGCATGAAGAGCGCCGAGGAGGCGGGTGAGGCGTTCCGCACCGGCAAGATGGCGATGCGCCGGCAGTTCAAGGCGCGCGGACTGTCCGAAGCGGAAGCCGACATCCGCTGGTCCGGCACGTCGCAGGCGGCCCGGGCGATCGCCGACAACCAGTTCTTCATGTCCCAGGCCTCGATGTACAACAACGCCGCCGCCACCCAGTACGCCAAGGCCCTTTACCTCAAGAAGGGCTGACCTCGGGCCCGCCGAGGTGGGCCTGCTGCCCGGCACGGTAACCGCGCACCCGCCCGCTGCCCTGCAGCCGACGGGGCGGCATCTTCGCCAGTCTGGGGTACGTCTCGTCGCGTCGCCGCTCCACCAGATCGGTGCGGTCGACCAGAACCAGCTCGGCGCCGGGCGTCTCGGCCGCGGCTGCCTGTTCCGCGGACCGCAGTCGCGCGCTGACCGCCTGGCTGTACCCGACCAGCCAGGACCGCCGGTAGGCCGCCGGGTGCTCACCGAACGGCACCGGGCTCGCCGCCAGCCCGTGCGCGGCCTGCACCAGCAGCGACGTGAAGAGCAGCTCCACCCGTTCCAGGTCGGCGGCATGCCCGAACAGGTGACTCCGGGCCAGCCCGCCCCGATCGAGATGGACGACCCGGCATCGCATCGGGGCCGCCACGGCCGCGAGCAGGCCGGCCTTGTCCCGGGCGTAAGGCGGGTCGATCGTGACGATGCGGTCCCCGACCGGGTCGGCCGCCGGATCGGCGACGGCGAGCATGGCCTGATCGACGCCGTACTTCGCGATCAGCGCGGCGGCCTTCTCGGTGAACGCCTCGGCTTCACCGGGCGTGCAGGCCGGGTCCTCGGCCATCGCGAGCAGCTTGCGCACGCGGGCCAGCAGGCTTTCATCCACATCCATCGGGTACGGGTGGAGCCGGCGTCACGCGGCCCGGCGGCGCAGGGTCGCAACGGTGGATCCGGCGAGCGCCAGCAGGCAGTCCGGCAGCTGGCCGTCGGCAATCGCCGCACCGAACAGCGCCTCACCGGTGGGGAAGTCGGCGTTCACATACGCGCTGACGAAGCGGGCCACCCACCGCTTGTCGTACTGCGCGTCGTCGATGCCGGGGAACTCCAGGGTCCAGGCGCCGCTGCCGGGCAGCTGCCCGACCATCGTCGCCGCCAGGCACCATGCGACGTCCCACGCGCCGACGACACCCTCACGGTCGACGACCGCGTCGAAGGTGTCGGCCACAGCAGCGCTGTCGCCGCTGATCGCACACTGAAGGATCTGCGCGGCGTCGTCGAATGCGTGCTGTGGTACTTCGGTCACGCAAGAAAAGGTACGTCCAGCCGTCAAGGAACGCTCGCGGACTCCGGGATTTCACGCACCACGGAGCAAGCAGGTGATCCGCGCCGTGCAGACCCGCTCACCCGACTCGTCGGTGAGCACCACCTCGTACGTCGCCACCGCACGTCCCCGGTGCACCGGCAGGGCCACGCCGGTGACCAGCCCGGACCGAGCCGCCTTGTGGTGAGTGGCGTTGATGTCGACACCCACCGCGAACGGCCGGTCCACGGTCTGCCCGTGCATCACCGCGCCGACCGAGCCGAGCGTCTCGGCGAGCACGCAGGACGCGCCACCGTGCAACAACCCGTACGGCTGAGTGTTGCCCTCCACCGGCATGGTCCCGACGACCCGCTCGGCGCTCGCCTCGGTGATCGCGATACCCATCCGCTCGGCGAGCGCCCCACCGCCGTTGCTGGTGAACAGATGCTGCATGCCGTCTTCCGCTATATCCACGACGGCGTACGTTACCGCTGCTCCTTGTGCGGCCCAGCGACAACCGTCACAGGGGCAGGAGTGATCCGCCGAGGCCGCGGGTACGTGGAGGGCCCGACGAGAGGAGCACCATGAGCGAGCCGCAGGAGATCATCGAGACCCGGGGCGAGTACCGGGTGGACCTGCTCAGACAGGATGCGAACGGTGACGGTCTCACCGACGTCTGGGTCTCCGACACCGACGGCGACGGCAAGCCCGACCTCTACCAGTTCGACACCGACGGCGACGGCCTGGTCGACGTGACGATGGTCGACCTCGACGAAGACGGCACCCCGGACAAAATCGTCGACGGCGATGGCGGCCTGCCTCCAGTGGCCTGACCGCCGGCGTCACTCGTTCCCCGCGCACGTGTGAAGTTCGGCTGCGAATGAAAGGCGTCGCGCGGCGGCCGGCCGCGGGTTCCGCATGTCGGCCGGTCGCAGATCGTGGAGTTTCGCGGGGCCGGCTGGTGCTCAGTGTCGTCCGCCCGGCTTTCTGGGAGCACTGGAAGCCAGCCGGGCGGCGTGAGCTGGCTCGCAGTGCTGTAGCAGGGGCGGTCCGACAGCGCTGTGCACCAGCCGGACCAGCCGGCGCTCAGCGCGACAGCACTGGCCACCAGCCGGACCAGCTGGCGCGCAGCGCTGATCCCGGATGTGGAGTTCGGGCGGCTCGCGGGTACCAGAGGGCACCTCGGCGGCGGCGGAAAAGGGCCGGAAAGCAAAACGTCCACCGTGCGTTTCCGCAGGTGGACGGTGCTCAGTGCCCGGCGAGAGGCCTGGTGGCCAGGGGCGGGGTCGAACCGCCGACCTTCCGATTTTCAGTCGGACGCTCGTACCAACTGAGCTACCTGGCCGTGCTTGGTGTTGCGGTCCTGACGGGACTTGAACCCGCGACCTCCGCCTTGACAGGGCGGCGAGCACTCCAACTGCTCCACAGGACCTTGCTTTGGTTCCTTAGCAACTCGCGCTGCTAACTTACCAGTACCCCCAACGGGATTCGAACCCGTGCTACCGCCTTGAAAGGGCGGCGTCCTAGGCCACTAGACGATGAGGGCAACTCCGCCATCATTGCACACCTCGCTGGTGGCGAGATCGCAACGCTGGTGGCCTTCGCCTCAACCGCGTCCCGTTGAGTGCTCGCAAAGCATATGTGATCCCCCGGGCGGTCTCCAAATCGGTACCCCCCTTTTTCTCCACACGTCTCTGACCTGCAGAAACGTGGGCCTCAGTCGGAGGTTGCCCGGACGATGAGACGGACTGCGTTCGCAAGATCACCGAGGGTGGTGACGGTGGGTGGCAGGCCTTCGACGGGCCAGCCGGGGCCGGCTGCGGCGAGGATCAAGGGCGGATGGGGTACGGCCAGGATTCGCTCCAGCTGATCGACACTCCCGCTCCCCGGCAGCTGGGACCAGAGCACCACCACGACCGGCCCGGTGCGGTTCACGGCGTCCAGGAGGGCCTGTGACGGCACCCGGGCGCCCAGCAACCGCGTCGGCACCCCCTGCTCGGCCAGCGCGGCGGCGAGCGCCTCCAGCGGCAGCGTGTGCTGTTCCTCGTCGGCGGCGGCGAGCAGGGTCCGGGGTTCGCGGTCACGGGGCGGCCGGGGCACGGCGGCGAGCACCTCGGTGACGGTGCGGGACAGCAGATGCTCGACCTCGATGAACCGTGCGGTGGCTTCGTATCGCTCGCCGATGCCGATCAGCACCGGCATGATCACGTGGATCCAGGCGAGGATCACGCCGCGGCCGGTGACCGCGGCCTCGATGATGTAGCGCATCGACGGCCCGTCGAGCCGCATCGCCGCCCGGGCCAGCCCGCGAGCGGCCGGATTGGCCCGCGGTCCGAGCGGAATGGTCTGCCCACCCCCGGCCGGGGCGCCGCCTCCAAGATCGGCCGGAGCGCCGCCCACACGAGCCGCAGGCACGCAGTCCACCGGATCAGCCGGCCTCCCGGCGCCAGCAGAGGAAGCGCCATCAGAAGAAGCGCCATCAGAGGAAGCGCCAGCAGAAGAAGCGTCATCCGAGGAAGCGTCAGCAGAAGAAGCGTCATCCGAGGAAGCGCCGGAGCCGCCGGAAGCCGCGGGCGGAGAACCAGCGAGATCAGGAGCCGCGAGCCCCGGCGACCCGCCCGAGGCGTCGGGTGACCCCCCGGACATCGAAGCGTCCGACGGCGCCCGCCGTGCCCACGCAGCAGCCGCCGCCGGCGACACCCCCTGAGCCGTGAGCCGCTGCATGACCTGCAGACGGACCATGTCCTCGACGGTGTATCGCCGGTGATGCCCGGGCTCGTGCCGGCTCGGCCCGAGCCCGTACCTCTGATGCCACGTTCGCAGGGTGGTGACCGCGACGCCGAGCCGGCGCGCGGCGGCCCCCGCGCTCAGGCCCTCATTTGCCACCTGACCGCTCCGGGGACCTTTCCGACAGATGGGTAACCAGGCGGTCCGTCACACCGCCGAGCCACGGCGCGTACGTTTCCGGATCGCTCGCCAGGCGGGCGAGGAGATCCGGCACGGACACCCAGAGAAGACGTGCCACCTCGGCCGGGTCCGGCCGGAACTGGGTGCCGACCGGCAGCCGGCCGAGCAGCACGTGGTCGTACTCCCGTTCCACCCGGCCGGTCATCGGGTCCTCGGCGAAGTACGAGTACACGCCGGCTTCCACGAACGGCACCCCGGCGACGCCGAGTTCCTCACCGAGGCGCTCGGCGGCGGCACCGGCCACCGTCGATCCCGGCGCCGGATGCCCGCAGCAGGTGTTGCCCCAGCGCAGCGGGAACCGGGTCTTGGTCGCGGCCCGCTGCTGCAGCAGCACCCGGTCCTGGTCGTCGATGAGGAAGACCGAGAACGCCCGGTGCAGCTGCCCCGGGGCGGTGTGCGCGTCCGCGACAGTGGCCGAGCCCACCGTGGTGCCGGCCTCGTCGACGAGCTCGACGAGGTGGGTCTCCCGCGAACTCACCGGGCACCCCCGGTGACACGCGCGGCGGCCAGCTTGCCGGAGATCAGCACCATCGGCACGCCGACGCCGGGCTGGGTGCCGGAACCGGTGAACACGACGTTGGGCAGTGTCGGGTGCATGTTCGACGGGCGGAACGGGCCGGTCTGCGCGAACGTGTGCGCGGCCGCGAACGGGGTACCGGCGGCCATGCCCTCGTCGGCCCAGTCGGCGGGCGTGACGATCCGCTGTACCTCGACGCCGTCGCGGAACCCGATGTAGCCCCGCTGCTCGAGCACCCGCAGGATCTCGTCGGCGTACCGCTTGTCGAGGCCGCCGCGCCAGTCCATCGGGCCGGCTTCGAGGTTGGGCGCGGGCGCCAGCACGTAGTAGGTCTGCTTGCCCTCGGGCGCGTACGCCGGGTCGGTGTGGGTCGGGTTGGTCACCAGCAGCGAGGGGTCGCTCATCAGCAGGCCCTTGTTGATGACCTCGTCGAACGTACCCTTCCAGGCTTTTCCGAAGTGGATGTTGTGGTGCGCGATCTTCGAGTAGGCGCGGTCCGAGCCGATGTGCAGGACCACGCAGGACGGCGAGTAGCGCAGCGGGCGGCGGCGCTTGCCGGGCAGCAGATCCCGGTACGCGATCGGCAGGTCCGGGTTGAGCACGACGACGTCGGCGGGGATGTGATCGCCACCGGCCGTGACGACGCCGGTGGCCCGGCCGTTCGTGGTGAGCACGCGCTCGACGGTGGTGTCGTACCGGATCGTCACGCCGTGCTTCTCGGCCACCGCGGCCATCGCCTTCGGCACCGCGTGCATGCCGCCGACCGGGAAGTAGACCCCGGCCACCGAGTCGAGGTACGCGATGACGGCGTAGATGGCGAGCGCGTCGTGCGGCGCGAGCCCGGCGTACATCGCCTGGAACGAGAAGATCCGCTGGGTGCGCGGGTCCCGGAAGAACTGCTCGATCTTGGGTTGCATGCGCCGGAACGCGCCCATCCCGAGCAGCTTCAGCAGGCCCACGTTCACGAGGTCGAGCGGGGTGTCGAGGTTCTTGTCGATGAAGTCGTCGCGTTCCAGCTGCCAGAGCCGCCGGGTGTAGTCGACGAACCGCAGGTAGCCGTCGGCCTCCCGGGCGCCGCAGACCCGGGCGATCTCGGCGGCCATCCGGGTGGTGTCGGTGCGGATGTCCAGGGTCGAGCCGTCCGGGTAGTACGCCCGGTACGCCGGGTCGAGCGGCCGCAGCTCCAGCCAGTCCTCGAGTTTCTCGCCGACCGCGGCGAGCGGCTCGGCGATCAGTTCCGGCATGGTCAGCACGGTCGGCCCGGTGTCGAACTCGTAGCCGCCGACGGAGAGACGGCCGGCTCGGCCGCCCGGTATCGGTTCGCGTTCGACGACGGTGACCTGCCGGCCGGCCGCAGCGAGATGAAGAGCGCAGGCGAGGCCGCCGAGGCCGGCGCCGACCACGACGACCCGGTCGGTGGGTCCGGTCACTACACGCACGAGGGGAGCTCCAAAGAGAGGGGGGAGAACATCATGCCGGTCGCTGCGTCGCGGCGGTTGCCAAGTCGATGAGGGCGGCGCGCGCGTCCGGGTGAATCGGTGCTTCGGAGAGAGCCGCCAAGCCTTCGTCCACCCGTACCCGGATCATCTCTTCGATCCGGCGCGGCGCGCCGGTCTCCGCGATGATCTGCGCGCGCCTGGCTATGTCGCCGTCGGCGAACGCGGCGAGCTGGGCGTCGGTGGACATCCGGCGGGCGAGCATGAGCAGGGTGGTGGGCTTGCCGGTTCGCAGATCGTCCGCGGCCGGCTTGCCGGTGACCGCCGGGTCGCCGTAGACGCCGAGCATGTCGTCACGCAGCTGAAAGGCTTCGCCGATGGTGGTCCCGTAGACCCGGAACGCCTCGTCGAGCCGCCGGTCGCCGCCGGCCAGCGCCGCGCCGAAGGAGAGCGGCCACTGGATCGTGTAGCTCGCCGTCTTGTGCCGGGCCACGGTCAGCGCCCGCTCCACCGACCAGGAAGCGGGGTCGCTCTCGCCGAGAACGTCGAGGTACTGCCCGGCGATCGCCTCGACGCGCATCCGGTCGTAGCGGTCGCGCACCTCAAGCAGGGTGGCGGCGGGCAGCCGGGTGCGGCTCAGCAGCTGGTCGGCCCAGACCAGGCAGAGGTCGCCGACCAGGATCGCGGCCGAGCCGCCGAAGTGCTCGCCGTGCTGCGAGGCGAAGATCCGATGAGCGGTGGGACGGCCGCGCCGGGTGTCCGACTCGTCCATCAGGTCGTCGTGGACCAGCGCGAACGTGTGCATGAGTTCGAGAGCGCCGAAAGCGGGTAAGACGGACTCGACCGGCTCGGTGGGGCCGACGACGCCCCGCCACCCCCAGTACGCGAACGTCGGCCGCAGCCGTTTTCCACCGGCCATGACGAGGTCGCGGGCGGTGCGGGCGAAACCGCCGAGCGCCGGGTCGACGGCATCCAGGGCAGCGATCTGAGAGGCGAGGAAGTCGGCGAGGGTCCCCTCGACGGCGCCGATCAGCGCTCGTTGCGAGACCGACTGGCGCGGGATCGCTTCGCAGCGACTTCCCTCGAGGGTGTGATTGGCCACGCGGAATACCGTACCCTAACTTCTTGAAGTTGCGTCGATTCGTGCGTCGATTTTGCCGGAGGCCCGGGATGGATACCGATTTGGCGGCTGCCTATGAGCGCTGCCGTGAACTGCACCGAGAGCACGGGCGGACGTACTACCTCGCGACCCGCTTGCTACCTGCCTGGAAGCGCCGGCACGTCCACGCTCTGTATGGATTCACCCGATATGCGGACGAAATCGTCGATCGCACCGAGTCCCGGCCGTCGGCCGAGCGGGCCGCGCTGCTCACCGAGTGGTCCCAGGAGTTCCTGGCCGGGCTGCGCGGGGAGCCGACCGCCGACCCGATCCTGCCCGCGGTGCTGCACACCATCGCGGTCTTCGACCTCGACCTCGAAGATTTCGAGAAGTTCCTGCGCAGCATGGCGATGGACATCACGGTCACGACGTATCGGACCTACGACGACCTGCTGGATTACATGGAGGGCTCGGCCGCCGTCATCGGCACGATGATGCTGCCGATCCTCGGCTCCTCCGACCCGGTCGCCGCCCGCGAGCCGGCCCGCCAGCTCGGGTTCGCCTTCCAGCTGACGAACTTCATCCGGGACGTCGCCGAGGACCTCGACCGCGGCCGCGTCTACCTGCCCGAGGAGCACCTGGAGGAGTTCGGCCTGACCCGTCGCGTCCTGCAGCGCCGGATCGCCACCCCGGCGGTGAAAGCGCTGATCAAGGCGGAGGTGGCCCGGGCCCGGGAGCACTACGCCGCCGCCGCGCCCGGCATACCGATGCTCGAGCCGGCCTCGCAGGCCTGCATGCGCACCGCGTTCCAGCTCTACGGCGGCATCCTCGACGAGGTCGAGGCGGCCGACTACGACGTCTTCGCCCGCCGGGCCACCGTGCCCAACCGCCGCCGGGCCGCCGTCGCGGTCCGCAGCCTGCTCACCCGGCCGGGTACGCCGATCGCGAGCGCGGCCTGATGGACACGGCAGTGGTCCTGTTCACCCGGGACCTGCGCGTGCACGACAACCCCGCGCTCGCCGAGGCGTGCGCGGGGGCGGAGCGGGTGATCCCGCTCTACGTCCTCGATCCGACGCTGGCCGGGCTCTCCGGCAACCGGTCGCGATTCCTCCATCAGTGCCTGGCCGACCTGCGGGAGCAGCTCCGGGAGCGCGGTGGTGACCTGGTCGTCCGCACCGGCGATCCGGTTGCCGAGGCGATCCGGGTGGCCCGCGAGCACGACGCCGCAACCATTCACCTGGCGGCCGACGTCAGCGGGTACGCGCGCCGCCGGGAACGCCGGCTCACCGACGAGGGCGAACGGCACCGGATCGCGGTCCGCCTTCACCCCGGCGTGACGGTCGTGGATCCGGGCGTGCTCCGGCCGGGCGGCGGAGGCGACTGCTACAAGGTCTTCACCCCGTACTTCCGGATCTGGTCGCAGACGCGGTGGCGCGCCGAGGCGCCCGTGCCGCAGCGGGTCACGCTTCCGG is part of the Actinoplanes missouriensis 431 genome and encodes:
- a CDS encoding DUF2786 domain-containing protein, yielding MDVDESLLARVRKLLAMAEDPACTPGEAEAFTEKAAALIAKYGVDQAMLAVADPAADPVGDRIVTIDPPYARDKAGLLAAVAAPMRCRVVHLDRGGLARSHLFGHAADLERVELLFTSLLVQAAHGLAASPVPFGEHPAAYRRSWLVGYSQAVSARLRSAEQAAAAETPGAELVLVDRTDLVERRRDETYPRLAKMPPRRLQGSGRVRGYRAGQQAHLGGPEVSPS
- a CDS encoding hotdog fold thioesterase; this translates as MQHLFTSNGGGALAERMGIAITEASAERVVGTMPVEGNTQPYGLLHGGASCVLAETLGSVGAVMHGQTVDRPFAVGVDINATHHKAARSGLVTGVALPVHRGRAVATYEVVLTDESGERVCTARITCLLRGA
- a CDS encoding MerR family transcriptional regulator, with the protein product MSAGAAARRLGVAVTTLRTWHQRYGLGPSRHEPGHHRRYTVEDMVRLQVMQRLTAQGVSPAAAAAWARRAPSDASMSGGSPDASGGSPGLAAPDLAGSPPAASGGSGASSDDASSADASSDDASSAGASSDGASSDGASSAGAGRPADPVDCVPAARVGGAPADLGGGAPAGGGQTIPLGPRANPAARGLARAAMRLDGPSMRYIIEAAVTGRGVILAWIHVIMPVLIGIGERYEATARFIEVEHLLSRTVTEVLAAVPRPPRDREPRTLLAAADEEQHTLPLEALAAALAEQGVPTRLLGARVPSQALLDAVNRTGPVVVVLWSQLPGSGSVDQLERILAVPHPPLILAAAGPGWPVEGLPPTVTTLGDLANAVRLIVRATSD
- the idi gene encoding isopentenyl-diphosphate Delta-isomerase translates to MSSRETHLVELVDEAGTTVGSATVADAHTAPGQLHRAFSVFLIDDQDRVLLQQRAATKTRFPLRWGNTCCGHPAPGSTVAGAAAERLGEELGVAGVPFVEAGVYSYFAEDPMTGRVEREYDHVLLGRLPVGTQFRPDPAEVARLLWVSVPDLLARLASDPETYAPWLGGVTDRLVTHLSERSPERSGGK
- the crtI gene encoding phytoene desaturase family protein, which codes for MRVVTGPTDRVVVVGAGLGGLACALHLAAAGRQVTVVEREPIPGGRAGRLSVGGYEFDTGPTVLTMPELIAEPLAAVGEKLEDWLELRPLDPAYRAYYPDGSTLDIRTDTTRMAAEIARVCGAREADGYLRFVDYTRRLWQLERDDFIDKNLDTPLDLVNVGLLKLLGMGAFRRMQPKIEQFFRDPRTQRIFSFQAMYAGLAPHDALAIYAVIAYLDSVAGVYFPVGGMHAVPKAMAAVAEKHGVTIRYDTTVERVLTTNGRATGVVTAGGDHIPADVVVLNPDLPIAYRDLLPGKRRRPLRYSPSCVVLHIGSDRAYSKIAHHNIHFGKAWKGTFDEVINKGLLMSDPSLLVTNPTHTDPAYAPEGKQTYYVLAPAPNLEAGPMDWRGGLDKRYADEILRVLEQRGYIGFRDGVEVQRIVTPADWADEGMAAGTPFAAAHTFAQTGPFRPSNMHPTLPNVVFTGSGTQPGVGVPMVLISGKLAAARVTGGAR
- a CDS encoding polyprenyl synthetase family protein, with the protein product MANHTLEGSRCEAIPRQSVSQRALIGAVEGTLADFLASQIAALDAVDPALGGFARTARDLVMAGGKRLRPTFAYWGWRGVVGPTEPVESVLPAFGALELMHTFALVHDDLMDESDTRRGRPTAHRIFASQHGEHFGGSAAILVGDLCLVWADQLLSRTRLPAATLLEVRDRYDRMRVEAIAGQYLDVLGESDPASWSVERALTVARHKTASYTIQWPLSFGAALAGGDRRLDEAFRVYGTTIGEAFQLRDDMLGVYGDPAVTGKPAADDLRTGKPTTLLMLARRMSTDAQLAAFADGDIARRAQIIAETGAPRRIEEMIRVRVDEGLAALSEAPIHPDARAALIDLATAATQRPA
- a CDS encoding phytoene/squalene synthase family protein, whose translation is MDTDLAAAYERCRELHREHGRTYYLATRLLPAWKRRHVHALYGFTRYADEIVDRTESRPSAERAALLTEWSQEFLAGLRGEPTADPILPAVLHTIAVFDLDLEDFEKFLRSMAMDITVTTYRTYDDLLDYMEGSAAVIGTMMLPILGSSDPVAAREPARQLGFAFQLTNFIRDVAEDLDRGRVYLPEEHLEEFGLTRRVLQRRIATPAVKALIKAEVARAREHYAAAAPGIPMLEPASQACMRTAFQLYGGILDEVEAADYDVFARRATVPNRRRAAVAVRSLLTRPGTPIASAA